A window of the Xenopus laevis strain J_2021 chromosome 9_10L, Xenopus_laevis_v10.1, whole genome shotgun sequence genome harbors these coding sequences:
- the LOC108701075 gene encoding deoxynucleoside triphosphate triphosphohydrolase SAMHD1 has protein sequence MGPSVLRERFLAHPPAPSLCINGANPVSCMPQTRPCSPYLMRTCDSIKVLNPRDQKSIRYIYPLCSVLSDVFIQWCETQDGNLGSGGASFLLSVKSKFLMGPPYPIADSEFFPQPLTYGCAQKLVDVKEITHHNQEKVTRVKSITKQCNYRIRKNGQIHLYTVQVFNDPVHGHIELHPLLVRIIDTPQFQRLRYIKQLGGIYYVFPGASHNRFEHSIGVGHLAGCLARELRDRQTDLGITDTDILCVQIAGLCHDLGHGPFSHLFEKQFTTYTKPEFKHEEVSVKMFDHLIASNNLEREISEKDLIFIKELIMGCPMSNELKQGVWPYAGRPEKNSFLYEIVANKENGIDVDKFDYFARDCYHLGIQINFDYKRFLKFVRVCDVGNRKHICVRDKEVWNLYNMFYTRYGLYRRACHHRVVNVIEIMIGEAFRKADQYIQIEGSNGRSFTISEAVDDMAAYTKLTDAIFLQILYSSDYNLSDAKKILEKIVQRKFYKYLGEATPNPNNTQSLDKNQLLEELAKAVATVDPNMRCTSEDFVVDVFRMDYGMKEKNPIDKVHFYSKNDPSKVFHIEKGQVSNLLLENFSEQIIRAYCKKTDENILEASKKAFKKLCQDKGFSVRQVCASNLMETSDVHAGNSCLTFLLTLSPNL, from the exons atggggccgaGCGTCCTCCGTGAACGCTTTTtagcccatccccctgctccctcaTTGTGCATAAATGGCGCTAACCCAGTCTCCTGCATgcctcagacaagaccgtgcagtccaTATCTGATGCGCACTTGCGACTCCATAAAG GTTTTGAATCCAAGAGATCAGAAATCCATTCGATACATCTACCCGCTGTGCTCTGTGCTTTCAGACGTATTCATTCA ATGGTGTGAGACGCAAGATGGTAACTTGGGTTCTGGTGGTGCCTCCTTCCTGCTCAGTGTCAAATCCAAGTTCCTTATGGGACCTCCGTATCCCATAGCAGATTCTGAATTTTTTCCTCAGCCACTCACTTATGGGTGTGCTCAGAAACTTGTAGATGTTAAGGAAATCACCCATCACAACCAGGAAAAGGTG ACGAGAGTGAAGTCAATAACAAAGCAGTGTAATTACAGAATCAGGAAGAATGGTCAAATACa TCTTTATACTGTCCAGGTGTTCAATGATCCAGTACATGGTCACATTGAGTTGCACCCTCTGCTAGTCCGTATCATTGACACCCCTCAGTTTCAGCGCCTGAGATACATCAAACAGCTCGGAGGAATCTATTATGTCTTCCCTGGGGCTTCTCACAACAGATTTGAGCACTCCATTGG AGTAGGTCACTTGGCAGGATGTCTCGCCCGAGAGTTacgtgacagacagacagatcttGGCATTACTGACACAGATATACTGTGTGTACAGATAGCAGGACTTTGCCATGATTTGG gtCACGGGCCGTTTTCACATTTGTTTGAAAAACAATTCACGACCTACACAAAGCCAGAATTTAAG catGAAGAAGTATCTGTAAAAATGTTTGATCATCTAATTGCATCCAACAATCTAGAGAGAGAAATATCTGAGAAAGACCTAATATTTATAAAAGAGCTTATAATGGGCTGCCCAATGTCGAACGAACTGAAGCAAGGA GTGTGGCCATATGCAGGAAGACCAGAAAAGAATTCATTCCTTTATGAAATTGTGGCTAATAAAGAAAACGGCATTGATGTGGATAAATTTGACTATTTTGCCAG GGACTGTTACCATCTGGgtattcaaattaattttgactATAAGAGATTTCTCAAATTTGTCCGAGTTTGTGATGTTGGTAACAGGAAACACATTTGTGTCCGAGACAAG GAGGTTTGGAACCTGTACAATATGTTTTATACACGTTATGGTCTCTACCGAAGAGCCTGCCACCACAGAGTTGTGAATGTCATTGAGATAAT GATCGGAGAAGCTTTTAGAAAAGCCGACCAATACATTCAGATAGAAGGTTCAAATGGAAGATCCTTTACCATCTCTGAAGCTGTGGATGATATGGCTGCTTATACTAAACTGACAG ATGCAATCTTTCTGCAGATTCTGTATTCAAGTGATTACAATCTGTCTGATGCCAAAAAAATCTTGGAGAAAATCGTACAACGCAAGTTTTACAAATACTTGGGAGAAGCAACTCCCAATCCAAACAACACACAATCCCTG GATAAAAACCAGTTATTGGAAGAACTGGCCAAAGCAGTTGCTACAGTAGATCCCAATATGAGATGTACCAGTGAGGATTTTGTGGTAGAT GTGTTCCGTATGGATTatggaatgaaagaaaaaaatcccatagataaAGTTCACTTCTATAGCAAGAATGACCCAAGCAAAGTATTTCATATCGAGAAAGGACAG GTCTCCAATCTGCTTCTAGAGAATTTCTCAGAACAGATCATCCGCGCCTACTGCAAAAAAACTGATGAGAATATACTGGAAGCTTCCAAGAAGGCCTTCAAAAAGTTGTGCCAGGACAAAGGATTCTCAGTTCGCCAGGTCTGTGCTTCTAATTTGATGGAGACTAGTGATGTGCATGCTGGGAACTCCTGCTTGACTTTTCTGCTTACGCTTTCCCCCAACCTGTGA